The following proteins come from a genomic window of Populus alba chromosome 12, ASM523922v2, whole genome shotgun sequence:
- the LOC118028991 gene encoding ABC transporter A family member 7 has translation MADSDASPHTAAFWIQADALLRKNLTYQKRNISANCRLISFPFVLCILLIITQTLVDNQISKDSNVCGCRCINTNADGTCERVCDLQYSDLDQAPSCSVPSPPKWPPLLQVPGPQYRAVRSASDPLSDLPDESCRQTGSCPVSLFITGTNRSLGQSLAEMMFAAPSILNSTNSVLGSNSEPKQDNFLDPAFAEGSLYNIQSLCTSNSTFTVSVPYRSTPFQNVTTCVQSQSLWRNSSSEINDQIYRGYEKGNAERKYNEILGAYDFLNSDATNFNVNVWYNATYKDSSDGETYLVRLPRAVNLVSNAYLQSFRGSGAKMILDFVKEMPKTSTKLKLDIASLLGTLFFTWVVIQLFPVVLTALVYEKQQKLRIMMKMHGLGDGPYWMISYMYFLAISALYMFVFVAFGSIVGLKFFTLNDYFIQFLFYFLYINLQISLAFLVSAFFSNVKTATVVGYICVFGTGLLGGFLFQSFVEDTSFPKGWIIFMELYPGFALYRGLYEFAEYSLQGNSMGTDGMKWGNLSDSENGMSDVMIIMLLEWLAVLCIAYYVDQIFSSGSGKNPKYLLQKFRKKRPSSFRKPSLGRQASKVFVDMDKPDVIQEREKVEQLLLEPTTTHSIVCDNLRKVYPGRDGNPEKLAVRGLSLAIPRGECFGMLGPNGAGKTSFISMMIGLTAPSTGTAYVEGLDIRTQMDWVYTSMGVCPQHDLLWETLTGREHLLFYGRLKNLKGAALKKAVEDSLKSVNLFNGGVADKQAGKYSGGMKRRLSVAISLIGDPKVVYMDEPSTGLDPASRSNLWNVVKRAKQDRAIILTTHSMEEAEYLCDRLGIFVSGGLQCVGNPKELKARYGGSYVFTMTTSTNDEHEVERMVRRLSPNAERTYHMAGTQKFEMPKHEVSMADVFHAVEVAKSRFPVYAWGLSDTTLEDVFIKVANSAQEFHTLT, from the exons ATGGCGGATTCCGATGCATCGCCTCACACGGCAGCTTTCTGGATTCAGGCTGATGCTTTGCTCAGGAAGAACTTAACTTATCAG AAACGAAACATCAGTGCGAATTGCAGGCTAATCTCATTTCCATTCGTGCTCTGTATCCTCCTTATCATCACTCAAACACTGGTTGACAATCAAATAAGCAAAGACAGTAACGTGTGCGGTTGTCGGTGTATCAATACAAATGCAGATGGAACGTGTGAGAGAGTGTGTGATTTACAATACTCAGATTTGGATCAAGCCCCTAGTTGTTCTGTTCCTAGTCCACCCAAGTGGCCTCCTCTGTTACAGGTTCCGGGTCCTCAATATCGTGCCGTCAGAAGTGCTTCTGATCCTCTTAGTGATTTGCCGGACGAGTCTTGTAGACAAACCGGCAGCTGTCCTGTTTCTCTTTTTATCACCGGAACTAATAGGTCGCTTGGACAAA GTTTGGCTGAGATGATGTTCGCAGCTCCTTCCATTCTTAATTCCACCAACAGTGTGCTG GGTTCAAATTCAGAACCTAAACAGGACAATTTTCTTGATCCTGCTTTCGCCGAGGGTTCTCTCTATAACATTCAGAGTCTGTGCACATCGAATTCTACATTCACTGTTTCTGTTCCCTATCGGTCTACTCCCTTCCAAAATG TGACCACATGTGTTCAAAGTCAAAGTTTGTGGCGCAATAGTTCTTCGGAGATAAATGATCAGATATACCGGGGCTATGAAAAAGGAAATGCAGAGAGGAAGTATAACGAGATACTTGGAG CCTATGATTTCTTAAACTCCGATGCCACTAATTTTAATGTGAATGTGTGGTACAACGCCACCTACAAGGATTCTAGCGATGGGGAAACCTACTTGGTGCGGTTACCACGTGCAGTAAATCTG GTATCGAATGCCTACCTTCAGTCGTTTCGAGGATCTGGTGCTAAAATGATATTAGACTTTGTCAAAGAAATGCCTAAAACTTCAACAAAGCTCAAGCTGGATATCGCATCTCTTCTTGGCACTCTCTTCTTTACATGGGTTGTCATACAACTGTTTCCG GTGGTGTTGACAGCACTGGTTTATGAGAAACAACAGAAACTACGGATCATGATGAAAATGCATGGGCTTGGAGACGGGCCTTATTGGATGATTTCTTATATGTATTTTCTTGCTATATCTGCACTATACATGTTCGTTTTTGTGGCATTTGGGTCAATAGTAG GTTTGAAATTCTTCACACTGAACGACTACTTCATCCAATTTCTGTTTTATTTCCTCTATATAAACCTGCAAATTTCCTTGGCGTTCCTGGTCTCCGCATTCTTTTCGAATGTCAAGACTGCTACAG TTGTAGGCTATATATGTGTCTTTGGAACTGGGCTTTTAGGTGGCTTTCTTTTCCAGTCCTTCGTTGAAGACACTTCATTCCCAA AGGGATGGATCATATTCATGGAGTTATATCCTGGTTTCGCTCTATATCGTGGCTTGTACGAGTTTGCAGAGTATTCCTTACAAGGCAACTCCATGGGGACTGATGGCATGAAGTGGGGGAATTTGAGTGACAGTGAAAATGGGATGAGCGACGTGATGATTATCATGCTTCTTGAATGGTTGGCGGTGCTTTGTATAGCCTATTACGTGGATCAAATTTTCTCATCTGGGAGtggaaaaaatccaaaatatttattgCAAAAGTTTCGGAAGAAGCGTCCATCTTCTTTTCGGAAGCCTAGTTTGGGCAGGCAGGCATCTAAAGTTTTTGTTGATATGGATAAACCTGATGTCATTCAGGAG AGGGAGAAGGTCGAGCAGTTGCTGCTGGAACCAACAACAACTCATTCAATCGTCTGTGACAACCTGAGAAAGGTGTATCCAGGAAGGGATGGAAATCCAGAGAAATTGGCAGTGAGAGGATTATCTCTCGCAATACCTCGAGGGGAGTGCTTCGGCATGCTTGGTCCAAATGGTGCAGGGAAAACCTCGTTTATTAGTATG ATGATTGGGCTCACAGCACCCAGCACGGGGACAGCATATGTCGAGGGCTTAGACATACGGACTCAAATGGATTGGGTATATACTAGCATGGGCGTTTGCCCGCAGCACGA CTTGCTGTGGGAAACTCTGACGGGAAGAGAACACCTGCTATTTTATGGCCGACTAAAGAACCTAAAAGGCGCTGCTTTGAAAAAA GCAGTGGAAGACTCTCTTAAGAGCGTCAACCTATTTAACGGAGGGGTTGCTGACAAACAAGCTGGGAAATACAGTGGAGGTATGAAGAGGAGGCTTAGCGTTGCCATTTCACTGATTGGAGATCCCAAA GTTGTTTATATGGATGAACCCAGTACTGGATTAGATCCAGCTTCAAGAAGCAATTTATGGAATGTTGTGAAGCGTGCAAAGCAAGACCGAGCAATTATTCTGACCA CACATTCAATGGAAGAGGCAGAGTACCTGTGTGATAGGCTGGGGATTTTTGTTAGTGGAGGCTTACAGTGCGTCGGAAACCCAAAAGAG CTGAAGGCTAGATATGGTGGATCTTACGTGTTCACAATGACGACATCTACAAACGACGAGCATGAGGTGGAGCGCATGGTCCGGCGTCTCTCCCCCAACGCCGAAAGAACATACCATATGGCTGGAACCCAGAAGTTTGAGATGCCAAAACATGAGGTGAGCATGGCAGATGTGTTCCATGCAGTCGAGGTTGCAAAGAGCAGGTTCCCGGTTTATGCATGGGGCTTGTCGGATACCACCTTAGAAGATGTCTTCATCAAGGTGGCGAATTCAGCCCAAGAATTCCACACGCTTACATGA
- the LOC118028990 gene encoding ABC transporter A family member 2 translates to MELVQGLPLLYQQFTSLFKKNILLSSRNKSATFLQLFASFFFMFLLFCIEKATESRTNTTAGFDTVRNPQPMWEPPITPCEEKFYVKKPCYDFVWSGNGSTTITNIVTAIMQNNPNRPIPSDKVRSFRTEEEVDVWLLSEPMQAPAALHFVEVSSTVITYGLQSNSTPIARRGHYEDPTFKFQIPLQIAAEREIARSIMRAPTFNWKVGLTEFAHPARPAFSALATVGPAFFLAFTMFGFVLQISNLVAEKELKLRQAMNMTGLYESAYWASWISWEGIITFISSLFLVLFGLMFQFDFFKKNNFGVLFFVFFLFQINMMGFAFMLSTFISKASSGTTMGFSIFIIGFMTQIITIAGFPYKESISGFLRFIWSFFPPNLLAIAVKLLSDASNTPEDLGISWKGRSKCPPDADDCAITINDVYTWLICLFFLWFVLAIYFDNIFPNASGVRKSPFYFINRGYWTGKGGDKVEEGGICSCTGEIPQQEHITPDDEDVLEEENVVKNDAKEGTVNPDVAVQVRGLAKTYPGTTQISCCKCKKTSSYHAVRGLWVNFTKDQLFCLLGPNGAGKTTTMNCLTGITPVTGGDALVYGHSVRSTVGMSGIRKIIGVCPQFDILWDALSGEEHLHLFASIKGLPPASIKSVAQESLAKVKLTESAKVRSRSYSGGMRRRLSVAIALLGDPKLVILDEPTTGMDPISRRHVWDIIQNAKKGRAIVLTTHSMEEADILSDRIGIMAKGRLRCIGNSIRLKSKFGTGFIANVSFSDNNGGQTPARMPADTSVHHEAVKKFFKYHLDVTPTEETRSFLTFVIPHDKERVLTKFFAELQERQREFHVSDIQLGLATLEEVFLNIAKQAELESAAAEGKMVTLALTSGKSVQIPVGARFVGIPETESPENPSGVMVEVYWEQDDSGSLCISSHSDEMPVPYNAQPLPSAPQPSDRSNVLGQRGGPVYGIVYDPNHIIAAQSY, encoded by the exons aTGGAGCTGGTACAAGGATTGCCGTTACTGTACCAACAGTTCACTTCGTTGTTCAAGAAAAACATCTTGTTGTCATCAAGAAACAAGAGCGCAACATTCTTGCAGctctttgcttctttctttttcatgttcttGTTGTTCTGCATCGAAAAGGCAACAGAGTCTCGCACGAACACAACGGCAGGGTTCGACACGGTGAGGAATCCACAGCCTATGTGGGAGCCTCCGATCACTCCTTGCGAGGAAAAGTTCTACGTTAAAAAGCCTTGTTATGACTTCGTTTGGAGTGGAAATGGCAGCACAACAATTACCAATATTGTTACAGCCATCATGCAGAATAATCCCAACAGGCCAATTCCCTCTGACAAG GTGAGATCATTCAGAACAGAAGAAGAAGTCGATGTTTGGCTTTTAAGCGAACCTATGCAAGCACCAGCAGCACTGCATTTTGTGGAAGTGAGCTCCACTGTGATCACCTATGGTCTACAGTCTAACTCTACTCCAATTGCTCGGCGAGGCCATTATGAAGATCCaaccttcaaatttcaaattccaCTTCAAATTGCGGCAGAGCGTGAGATTGCTCGGTCTATTATGAGAG CTCCCACCTTTAACTGGAAGGTTGGACTTACGGAATTTGCGCATCCCGCAAGGCCTGCTTTCTCTGCATTGGCTACAGTAGGACCGGCTTTTTTCCTGGCATTTACCATGTTTGGATTTGTGTTGCAAATTAGTAATTTGGTTGCAGAGAAAGAGCTCAAACTTCGCCAG GCAATGAATATGACTGGTCTTTACGAATCTGCATACTGGGCCTCATGGATCTCATGGGAGGGAATCATTACGTTCATTTCCTCACTTTTCCTGGTTCTCTTCGGATTGATGTTCCAGTTcgattttttcaagaaaaacaatttcGGAGTTCTgttcttcgtcttcttcctcttccagaTCAACATG ATGGGTTTTGCCTTCATGCTGTCGACCTTCATCAGCAAGGCATCATCAGGCACAACAATGGGTTTCTCCATATTTATAATCGGATTTATGACTCAG ATTATTACAATAGCCGGATTTCCATACAAGGAAAGCATTAGTGGTTTCTTACGGTTCATCTGGTCATTCTTCCCACCAAATCTTCTCGCAATAGCAGTAAAGCTGCTCTCCGATGCAAGTAACACTCCTGAAGATCTTGGAATCAGCTGGAAAGGACGATCAAAGTGTCCACCTGACGCTGATGACTGTGCTATCACAATT AATGATGTTTACACATGGCTCATATGTCTGTTCTTTCTCTGGTTTGTTTTGGCAATCTACTTTGATAATATATTCCCAAATGCATCCGGTGTGAGAAAATCTCCTTTTTACTTCATAAACCGTGGATATTGGACAGGGAAAGGTGGAGACAAGGTCGAAG AGGGTGGCATTTGTAGTTGCACGGGTGAAATCCCACAACAAGAGCATATTACTCCAGATGATGAAGATGTGCTTGAAGAGGAGAATGTCgtaaaaaatgatgcaaaagAAGGCACAGTCAACCCAGATGTTGCAGTTCAGGTACGAGGACTTGCAAAGACATATCCTGGGACCACACAGATTAGTTGTTGTAAATGCAAGAAGACTTCATCTTACCATGCTGTTAGG GGCTTATGGGTCAACTTCACCAAGGATCAGTTATTTTGTCTGCTTGGACCCAATGGTGCCGGAAAAACTACAACAATGAATTGTTTAACTGGCATAACACCTGTGACCGGTGGAGATG CCTTGGTTTATGGACATTCTGTTCGAAGCACGGTTGGCATGTCAGGCATTCGGAAAATTATAGGAGTTTGTCCACAG TTTGACATTCTCTGGGATGCATTGTCCGGTGAAGAACACCTCCACCTCTTTGCAAGTATCAAAGGTCTACCCCCAGCTTCAATCAAATCG GTTGCTCAGGAATCATTGGCAAAGGTGAAACTAACTGAATCAGCCAAAGTAAGATCCAGGAGCTACAGTGGAGGAATGAGGCGTCGTTTGAGTGTTGCAATAGCCCTTCTCGGTGACCCTAAGTTAGTCATTTTGGATGAACCG ACTACTGGTATGGATCCAATATCAAGAAGGCATGTGTGGGATATTATACAGAACGCAAAGAAAGGTCGTGCAATTGTTCTAACAACTCATTCAATGGAAGAAGCCGACATTCTAAGTGACCGTATAGGAATTATGGCCAAGGGCAGGCTCCGATGCATTGGAAACTCGATCAGGTTGAAGTCAAAGTTTGGCACTGGCTTTATTGCTAATGTGAGCTTTAGTGATAACAATGGTGGACAAACTCCTGCACGCATGCCAGCAGATACTTCAGTTCATCATGAGGCTGTGAAGAAGTTCTTTAAATAC CATTTGGATGTAACGCCAACAGAGGAGACCAGATCCTTCTTGACTTTTGTCATTCCTCATGATAAAGAGAGGGTTTTAACG AAATTTTTTGCGGAGCTtcaagagagacagagagaattCCATGTATCAGACATTCAGCTTGGCCTTGCAACTCTTGAAGAAGTTTTCCTAAACATTGCCAAGCAAGCAGAATTAGAAAGTGCTGCAGCCGAGGGGAAGATGGTTACTCTGGCCTTAACTTCTGGAAAATCAGTTCAG